One Streptomyces dangxiongensis genomic window, TCGTGGGGATGCGCCCGCCGCAGGCGGACGACCACCGGGGCTGGGAAGTGCCCGGTGCCCACGGGAAGGTGCTCGACCTGGACACCTCCTCCGGTGTCGAGGACCTCGCGGCCGACCTCACGACCTACATCGCCGACATCCTGTATAGCGCACCCGGTTACAGCGACCAGGCCCTTCGTGAGTCCGTAGCCCATGCGGTCGCTACCGCGATCGCTCATAGCCCCGATCGCAGCACCTTCCTCGTCGCAGCACTCTTCGCCGACTTCCTGCGGACCGGTGTACCCCTGAATCCCGCCGAGGCAGTCGCCCGACTGCCGCAGAGCCTGCCGCACCTACTCGAACTGCACCTGCGGACCACCCTGGACGGCGACCCGTGGATGCGGCACTTGATGGTGGGGTTGGCACAAGCGCGAGGTCAGGGTATGCCGCTGGAACTTGTGGTCGCAGCGGCCACCGCTGCCGCCATGGCCGCGGGTCAGGAGCTTCGCCCGCTAACCCCGGGCGAGGCCCACGAGAAGCTAGCGACCGCCCGCTTCTATCTGCGAACGAGCATCGACTCGGACGGACGTCAGCTCTACCGGTTCTTCCACGAGACGGTCACCGAGCACTTCCGTGACGCCGGGGCTGAATTCGAAGGGCTCGCCGACATGCTCTTTCACGAGCTATTGTCGGCCGTCCCCGGACGGTGGGCTGCTGAGGGGCCTCGGTGGGACCTCGCCGCACCCTATCTCCTGCGACACCTGATGGAGCATGCCGTCGCTGCGCCAGCCGGATCCGCGGTCGACCACTTGTTCCTGGACCCGGAGTACCTAGTCCGCGCCGACCACAGCAGCATCTGGGAGGCCGTTCACCGGACGAGGACCCCGGCGGCGCGGCGGGCGGGGGTCGCGTACCGAACGGCGTTCGGTCGCTTCGATACCGGCGACCGCTTTGGCCGGCGCGTGCCGCTGGAGACTCGCCGTGCCAAGCTTCGCCAGTACCTGGCGACCTACCGGGCTGTGGGGCTGGCACGCCGTCTCCGCGACGAACGGACCGTGCTCCGTACCCGCTGGAGCACCGGGCTACCCGAGGAGTCCCTGCTCTCCGTCATCGGCGAGGACGAGTTGGGCGCCACGGTGTCAGCCCTGGCCCTGGGATCTGTCGAACGACGGCTCCTCGCCGTGTTCGCCGGTACCGATGGCTCCCTCCAGGCATGGGACATCACGCCGAGCCCCGACGTCGCGTTCCGGTACTTCTCGATTCCTCGGACAGGCGAGGGCACCATCACCCAGATGGCGATCGTGGATCTGGACGAGCGGGCGGTCATTGTCTCGGTCACTGACCAGAACGTGCTCCAGCTGTACGACCTCACGACGGGTTCGCACGTCGCCGACGCACGCCTCGACGGCGAGAGGGTCTCCGCCTTGGCGGTCGTCGGCACCGGCGACCAGGCGGTGCTTGCAGTCGGTCGGGTCAGTGGAGAGATCGGCCTGGTCGGCCTGCTAGACGAGTCCTTCGGCACGATCTTCGACACCATCGAAGCCGGGGACGCCGCCATTGCTTCGCTGCTCGGTGTGGAGTCCGCAGACGGCTCCCTCAGCTTTCACTGTGCGCCCGCCGCACCTCAAGGTCACGGGCCGAAGGTGCTGAGGCACCTGGACGAGTGGCCCGTCAGCATCTCATCGGAGGGACCGCTCCAGGAAGTGCGGATCCGGCCCACCAACGCACGCACCCCGCTGTTCTCCCTCATCGCCTACCACTCCGGCATGTATGCGGCACGGGGGAACGGCGAGACCGTCCACGTGGTCACCGGAGCCGAAGACCGCGGGTTGACGCTCGCGGACATCCGTCGTGTCGACCGCTTTCAGCTCGCGCTGACCGCCCATCGCGACGGGAACATGAGGGTGTGGGACCTCGACGTTTGCCCTCGGTTCGGCCATGGCCAAGACCACTGGCACCACGCCACAGTACTCGGCACCATCCGGCTCGGCGGCTCGGAGCTCGCCCTCAGCATCGAACTCGCATCCGGTGAGGTCAAGGCTTGGGACCTGAGCGCCGGTACCCAGGATCACGAGCTGGGCGACTTGGGCGAGCTCAGCCACGCCGCCATCGTGACAGCTGGCAACGCGTCCTACGTCGTCACGGTGACCACGGAGTCCGAGCTCGACACCTGGAATGTCCGTGAGGATGTCCTCGAATCGACGGTCCGCCTCCCCACCCCGGCCACCTCATTGGCCGCTGTGGCGCACGGCGATTCGGTATGGGCCGTGGTTGGCGGTGCCGACGGCAGCATCCATGTATGGGACACGAGCAAGGAGTCTCTTTCCCACGTCCTCGCCGACGTGGAGGGGCCGGTCACAGAACTGGTCGCGGGCGACGTCGGCGGCGAGTCTCTCCTGATCAGCGTCCACAACGAACGCACAGTACGTCTCTGGTCCCTGGCTGACAGCACCCTGCGGCAATCGATCACGCTGGACCGGATCGGAGCGATCACGATGCAAGGCGGGCGCCTGTTCGCTGCAGAGCAATCCTCGAACGGCGATGAGGTACGGGTCTGGGACCTCGTAACGGCCTCGCTCGTGGGTTCCGCCCCCGTCGCCGACCCGCAGGTGATGACGGTCAGCCAAGTGAACGGCAGGCCGGTACTCGTGGCCGCTGTCGGCGAGGAGGAGGTCCAGGCATGGGATGCCGAATCCGGCGATCTACTTGGACATCCGGCCCTGGTGCCGGGTCGGGTGCACACGCTCGTCCCCTACGAAAGCGGTGTGCTGGTAGGCACCAAGGCTGGCCATGTCACGGCCCTCGGGTGGGTCTGTTCCGCAGCGGCGTCGGCAGTCCGACCGGCGCAGCCGACCGTCCACGCCACCCATGTCCTGGCTTGGCTGCCGGGCGAACTGCTATGTGGAGATGCCCGTGCAGACGGATGGGAGTTGCACACCCTCGAGGAATGGGAGGGAGGCCTGCCGCCTTCCCACGGTCTGGTGTACGCCCGCCCCATCACTGCAACGACGGCCGAGCTACACGATGTTCTCGTCGACGTACTCACGCCCCACGGATTCGAGGTCATGCGGCTGGAGGCACACTGGTACGAGATCAGCAGGGTCGCCGGCGTGACCACCGGCGGCCCGTGGCGCTTCCCGGCGTACTCCGTTCATTGTTACTTGGAGGAAGGACCAGAGCAGTGACGATCGTCGCAGTGCACGGCATCGGCAACCACCTGAGCGGCCGCTCGCCGGAACAGGCGGCCATCGAACTAGCAGGGCAGTGGCGGCTCAAGCTGCAGCATGGGTTCTCGGCTGCTGGACTGAACGGCCACCTGCTCCCTGCCCTGCACGCCGCGTACTACGCTCACCACACCTACGCCGCGGAGCGGCAGGCCGCCGTGCTGGACATACCTGCTCTCGACGAACGAGAAGAGTCCGTCGTCATCGCCTGGGCGCTGGCCCTCGGTTCACCCACCCTCCGGGAACGGCAGGGATTGGTTACTGCTCCGCTGCGGCAGGTCCTGTCCTGGGTTTCCCAACGCCGCAACATCCCCGTCGGGACGGTCATTCGGCTTGCCGTCCAGCTGGCGGGCGAGGTTCGCCGCTACCTCCATGTTCCGCAGGTAAGGGATGCAGCCCGATCCGCTGTGGCCGAGGCGATCCGACAGGTGCGCCCCCGCGTAGTGCTGGCCCATTCCCTCGGCTCGGTCGTCACGTACGAGGCTCTCCACGCTCACCCAGAGCTGACCGTGGACTGCTTCGTGACCTTGGGCTCTCCTCTCGGCCTGCCAGGCGGAATCTTCGATCACTTGGTGCCCACGCCAACCGCCGATCGGGGTTCGCGGCCCGCCGGAGTCCGCTACTGGGTGAACCTCGCCGACACAGGTGACCTGGTGGCGGTTCCTCGTCGGCTCGGCGACCGTTTCCCCGTTGACCAGCACGCCGACACTCCGATGGGCCGTATCGACTTCCACACCTTCGGAGCGTACTTGTCCTCCCCGCTGACCGCTGCGGCGATCTCTCCCTTCGTCCGCGACCCGACGATCCCGGACACAGATCACCTGAGTTTCCGGAAGGGCGCGTCGTCTTAAACGATCCGTCGTCGCAGCTTGTGTCCCTTCGATCAGGAGCGTGCTCACGTACGACTGGATTCACCGTCATACGACTCGATTGGATGGCAAACGGCACCGCGCGCCGAGCAACGCATCGACTGCCGCGCGGCTCTTGCCACCGGCCTCGGGCATGAAGTGGGCGTAGTGGTCGAGGGTGATGGTCGGGCTGGAGTGGCCGAGCCATCGGGCGAGGGTGACGACGGATTCACCCGCCTCGAGGATCACGGAGGCGTAGGTGTGCCGGAGTATGTGGAAGCCGTCCTTGCGGGAGGCCTTCCAGCGCTGGCCCTTCTCCCGCACGGGGATCACGCCGGCCTTCGCGAGGGCGGGCTTCCATACCTCGTCGTTGAAGATGTTGGCGCGGATCGCGTTGCCGTAGGTCGTGGTCAGGACCAGTGGGAAGGAGCGTTTCTCCCGATCCGGTTCGGGTCCACCCCAGGGCAGCTCGACCTCGACGGCTGGAAGCTGCAGGAAGTGTGCGCGCAGCTCGGCGGCCACCGAAGGCGGCATGTCGACGACCCGGGTCTTCCCGCCCTTGGGAAGGGTGAAGTACAAACGGCCGTACAGGAGCTGGACCTGTCGGCGGACGCGGATGAGCCCGCGCTCGAAGTCGACGTCCGCCGGCGACAGCCCGAAGACCTCTCCTTGGCGCAGCCCGCACCCGAGGGCGACCACGACGGCGATCCGGTACCGCTGGCTGACGGCGTCCCGCACCCGTTGCGCGGTCTCCAGCGGCCAAGCCTCCCGCTGGTCCTCCGGGGCCTTGGGCCAGCGCACAGACTTGGCACGCATCGGGTTGCGGACCAGCCGTTTGTCGTCGATCGCCGTCTCGAAGACGTTCGAGAGGGTGGTCAGGATCTGCCGGGCGTAGCGCGGTGCGCACTCGCCTTCGAGCGTGGCGATGTAGCCGCGCAGGACGGAGGCGGTGACGTCCCGCAGCGCGACGTCACCGATGTGCGGGAGTACGTGGAGGCGCACGCGCTCGTCCACCCGCTTGACCGTGCCCGGTGCACCCCGCACGCCCGCCTGCCAGTGGCGCGCGATGTAGTCGGCGATGGTGATGAAGCCGTCGCGCGGGTCGACGAACTC contains:
- a CDS encoding serine peptidase, which codes for MTIVAVHGIGNHLSGRSPEQAAIELAGQWRLKLQHGFSAAGLNGHLLPALHAAYYAHHTYAAERQAAVLDIPALDEREESVVIAWALALGSPTLRERQGLVTAPLRQVLSWVSQRRNIPVGTVIRLAVQLAGEVRRYLHVPQVRDAARSAVAEAIRQVRPRVVLAHSLGSVVTYEALHAHPELTVDCFVTLGSPLGLPGGIFDHLVPTPTADRGSRPAGVRYWVNLADTGDLVAVPRRLGDRFPVDQHADTPMGRIDFHTFGAYLSSPLTAAAISPFVRDPTIPDTDHLSFRKGASS
- a CDS encoding tyrosine-type recombinase/integrase, yielding MAGYIEDRWINKKKDPVTGKRERTARYGKGSRYRVAGIPGVRGMSFDTLEDAKAWLRRAGTDSERGEFVDPRDGFITIADYIARHWQAGVRGAPGTVKRVDERVRLHVLPHIGDVALRDVTASVLRGYIATLEGECAPRYARQILTTLSNVFETAIDDKRLVRNPMRAKSVRWPKAPEDQREAWPLETAQRVRDAVSQRYRIAVVVALGCGLRQGEVFGLSPADVDFERGLIRVRRQVQLLYGRLYFTLPKGGKTRVVDMPPSVAAELRAHFLQLPAVEVELPWGGPEPDREKRSFPLVLTTTYGNAIRANIFNDEVWKPALAKAGVIPVREKGQRWKASRKDGFHILRHTYASVILEAGESVVTLARWLGHSSPTITLDHYAHFMPEAGGKSRAAVDALLGARCRLPSNRVV
- a CDS encoding AAA family ATPase; translation: MSSLDPDSLETESNRHGGMMVRALLLGVGTFENAADGEWSPTSEGLSPLPSVEPQVRELGAVLSRFDGLHVSDPVINADQISVEERWRQLRHDSGGLPRIVHFAGHGIVRGRVLYLPVHDSRPTDLPASAIDIGRWLNEVEHGSDQSPVLFLLDVCGAGAATDYQLFQDVSEGDRKTWVIAACTAGESAFDACFTKATAQALERLRLGHWDISPAMAHVPVEAVADEIARELVRLGEGYPQTVVHSPRRAASLPVPEFFANPAFSTDGWQRLRSRLRLAVRELAAEFDPGLDPVHFLTRASGRLDDASAITGCLFTGRTRELTRIRSWLARDEPLLLVTGSPGSGKSALLGVTVFLSHHQLAELSTMLVGRIPAQYRPERRYPTLVAVHARHRSRDEVVASIIVQLTPEDSRPAFASSEQALDELKRIARDLPEPVVLILDAIDEALESGRIVSDLLPKLLSTLRPDGRPAFRALVGMRPPQADDHRGWEVPGAHGKVLDLDTSSGVEDLAADLTTYIADILYSAPGYSDQALRESVAHAVATAIAHSPDRSTFLVAALFADFLRTGVPLNPAEAVARLPQSLPHLLELHLRTTLDGDPWMRHLMVGLAQARGQGMPLELVVAAATAAAMAAGQELRPLTPGEAHEKLATARFYLRTSIDSDGRQLYRFFHETVTEHFRDAGAEFEGLADMLFHELLSAVPGRWAAEGPRWDLAAPYLLRHLMEHAVAAPAGSAVDHLFLDPEYLVRADHSSIWEAVHRTRTPAARRAGVAYRTAFGRFDTGDRFGRRVPLETRRAKLRQYLATYRAVGLARRLRDERTVLRTRWSTGLPEESLLSVIGEDELGATVSALALGSVERRLLAVFAGTDGSLQAWDITPSPDVAFRYFSIPRTGEGTITQMAIVDLDERAVIVSVTDQNVLQLYDLTTGSHVADARLDGERVSALAVVGTGDQAVLAVGRVSGEIGLVGLLDESFGTIFDTIEAGDAAIASLLGVESADGSLSFHCAPAAPQGHGPKVLRHLDEWPVSISSEGPLQEVRIRPTNARTPLFSLIAYHSGMYAARGNGETVHVVTGAEDRGLTLADIRRVDRFQLALTAHRDGNMRVWDLDVCPRFGHGQDHWHHATVLGTIRLGGSELALSIELASGEVKAWDLSAGTQDHELGDLGELSHAAIVTAGNASYVVTVTTESELDTWNVREDVLESTVRLPTPATSLAAVAHGDSVWAVVGGADGSIHVWDTSKESLSHVLADVEGPVTELVAGDVGGESLLISVHNERTVRLWSLADSTLRQSITLDRIGAITMQGGRLFAAEQSSNGDEVRVWDLVTASLVGSAPVADPQVMTVSQVNGRPVLVAAVGEEEVQAWDAESGDLLGHPALVPGRVHTLVPYESGVLVGTKAGHVTALGWVCSAAASAVRPAQPTVHATHVLAWLPGELLCGDARADGWELHTLEEWEGGLPPSHGLVYARPITATTAELHDVLVDVLTPHGFEVMRLEAHWYEISRVAGVTTGGPWRFPAYSVHCYLEEGPEQ